Within the Pseudomonas mendocina genome, the region ATCACCGCGCCCGGCAATGCATTCACGCAGCCAGTCGCGGTGCGCGACGTCAGCGCGTGGCTCCAGATCGACCACCAACAATGGTCGCGGCGCCTCATCGATGGCCTGCCAGAAACCCTCCTGCTCGCTGTCATGCAGATGCGCGTCACCCAACAGCGCTTCGACGCGCTGCTGCAAACGCTCGGCCGAGGCACCACAACCAAGGCCGGGGCCGATGAACAGGATGCGGGCGTAGGGTGTTTGGCTCATGACGGTCTCCAGAACGGGCCGGCAGTCTAGCCGCTTCGGCGCAATGGCCGTACCCCGGCTTGTTCACTCAGTACCGCTGGGACGCTATCCGGTCTGACCGGTGGCTCAAACAATTGCGGCTCATTTTCACGGAATAATCCCCGCATCGCGCTGCCCCAGCGACAGCATCCTGCGTGGACGAAAACGGCCTGACCAGCGGTCAATTCGCTGCATGCAGGCGGTCTGCTTCAGGCGTTTCAACGTGCCTAATCACCACTCGGCCTACGTGATGCGCCAAACGGGGGCTTGTCGGTTGGAAAAATTGCGCTTAGCCTGAACTGGTCAGACCGGTAATACCATAAAAACAATCTGGCGTTCGCTTCTGGGCCTCCGTGAGGGCATGGATGACGCGCCGAACGGAGACCTCGACGATGCTCAAACTGCTCCCCCGCTCGCTCTTCCTGCAAGTCGTGATAGGCCTGTTGCTCGGCGTGTTGTGCGGCCTCAGCCTGCCCGAACTTTCCATCCAGCTGAAACCCCTTGGCGATGGCTTCATCAAGCTGATCAAGATGCTGATTGCGCTGATCGTCTTCTGCGTGGTGGTCAGCGGCATTTCCGGTGCCGGTGACCTGAAGAAAGTCGGTCGCATCGGCCTGAAATCGGTGATCTATTTCGAGGTGCTGACCACCTTCGCCCTGATCCTCGGCCTCGTGGTGGCCTACGGTTTGGGCCTGGGCTCGGGCGCCAACCTCCACCTCAACGAGTTGTCGACCAGCGATGCCGCGCTCTATGCCAGCCGCACCCAGGAGCTGCACGGCCCGGCGACCTTCATCATGGACTTGATCCCCACCTCGGTGCTGGGGGCATTCGCCGACAACAACATTCTCCAGGTGCTGCTGTTCGCCGTGCTGTTCGGTAGTGCGCTGAACCTGGTCGGCGAGCAGGCTAGCGGCGTGGCCAAGCTGATCAACGAGTTCAGCCACGTGATCTTCCGCATCATGGGCATGATCGTGCGCCTGGCACCAATCGGCGTGTTCGGCGCCGTCGCCTTCACCACCAGCAAGTACGGCCTCGACTCGCTCAGCCATCTCGGCGCCCTGGTGGCGGTGTTCTACGTCACCTGCTTCCTGTTCGTACTGATCGTCCTCGGCGGCGTCCTGCGCCTGTCGGGCGTGCCTCTACTGCCCTTCCTGCGCTACTTCCGCGAGGAACTAACCATCGTCATGGGCACCGCCTCGTCCGACGCCGTGTTGCCGCAGATCATGCGCAAGCTCGAGCACATGGGCGTGCGCAGCTCCACCGTCGGCCTGGTGATTCCCACCGGCTACTCGTTCAACCTCGATGGCTTCTCCATCTACCTGACCCTGGCGGTGGTGTTCATCGCCCATGCCACCGGCACCGACCTGGCGATGAGCGACCTGATCACCATCCTGCTGGTCTCGCTGATCACTTCCAAGGGTGCCCACGGCATTCCCGGCTCGGCGCTGGTCATCCTCGCCGCGACCCTTACCGCGGTGCCGGCGATTCCCGCTGCAGGCCTGGTACTGGTGCTGGCGGTCGACTGGTTCATGGGAATCGGCCGCGCGCTGACCAACCTGATCGGCAACTGCACCGCCACCGTGGCCATTGCCCGCTGGGACAACGACATCGACATGCAGCGCGCCCACGCGGTGCTCGACGGCAAGCTGAGCGCCCCTGGGCCGAGCCAGGAATCCAGCCCGATGCGGGTGGCGGTGGGCCAGGAAAGCGAGGCGCGCAGCTGATGACAACCCGGGCCTGGTCTGCTCTCATCGCCAAGCCGCAAAGCGTGGCCGGCGCTGAGCGTGACTATGCCCGGGCGTGCGCTGGCACTCATCGTTTCGCGGTTTAGGGAGGCCCCATGTTTTCGTCATCCAAGCTGGTCGATGCGGTAGTCCGCAAGTTGCTCGCCCCCATCGAGCAGGGCCTGTGGCCGGCCGGCCAGATGCTGCCGGGTCAGCGCGAACTGGCCGAGCAGATGGAGGTCAGCCGCCCCAGCCTGCGCGAGGCGATCACCATCCTGGAAACCCTGGGCGTGGTGCGCTCGCTGCCCGGCAAGGGCGTCATGGTGCTGGAGCGCCAGGGCGCCGCGCTGCCCGAAGTGCAGGCGCCGCCCAGCGCGACCACCGCTGACGTGCTGGAGCTGCGCTACGCGCTGGAGCCCTTCATCGTCGGCCTAGTCGCCCAGTCGCTCGACGGCGCCGAATTGAGCCAGTTGCGCCTGTTGTTGCTGGACATGCGCGAGGCGGTCGAGGACGGCGACATGCGCGCCCTTGCCAGCGCCTACACCAGCTTCCACCGCAAGCTGGTGGCACTCAGCTCCAACCCGATCTTCCTCAGCGTGGCCAAGCAGATTGGCGGAGCCCTGGAACAGAGCGACCAGTTGATCCGGCACAACCCGGACTACGCCGAGGACATCCTCCAGGAGCACGAAGCAATCCTGCGCGCCATCCGCCGCCAGGACAGCGAGCAAGCCAGCCAGGCGATGCGTCAGCACATTCTCAACGAAGGCACCCGCCTGAACATCAATCTCCGCGTACCGCAGGCGTGAGTCGCGCGCCATCTGGCCTGCCTGGCAGAGGCCGGCCGATACCTCGAAGCGGCCTGCAGTTCGGAACCCATCGACAGGTGTGATCATGAATCTTGCCGATCAGCCAGCCCGCCGCGTCGGCGGCGGCAAACCCACCAGCCATTTCATCTACCAGAGCATCTACGCGGCGATCCTCGATCGTCGTCTGACACCCACCGCCAAGCTGGACAAGAACACCCTCGGGCGCATCTTCGGCGTCAGCGGCTGGACGGTACAGCGCGCCCTCACCCGGCTGGCCGAAGAAGGCGCGGTAACCCTGGAGCCGAGGCAGATCGCCCAGATCACCAGGCCCAGTGAGCAGCAGGCCCGCCAGGTGCTGGAAGCGCGCCTTCTGGTCGAAACGGAGGTCATCCGCCTGCTCGGCACGCGTCCGGCGCAGACGCGCCTGAGCGAACTGCACGCTCTGGTGGAGCACCAGCGGGCCTGCCTGGCCGATGGTGATGGCGCGGGCCTGATCGAGCAGGCCGGGCAATTTCACCTGAAACTGGCGGAACTGGCCGGCAACACGCTGCTGCTGGAGTTTCTCCGCGGCCTGCTGTCGCGCGCCTCGCTGAATATCGCCCTGAGCAGGGGCGCGGTCTATTCGGCGCAAACCTGCGAAGAACATCTGGCGCTGATCACGACGCTGGAAGCCGGCGATACTGCCCACGCGACCCAACTGCTGATCGACCATCTGCATGGTGTGTTCGACAGGATGTGCTTCGCCCCCACGCCGACGGCTGACCTGCACGCCGCCTTCAAGGTCAGGCGCACGGCCTGATCAAGCTTCGCGGCGCCCCACTTCTCGCAGACAGTGGTAAATCAGCCACGCCCAGCAGCGGCAGCCTTTATCAGAGCCGCTGCTGCAGAACCTCCCACAATGCCTCAATCTCGGCGAACTCCCGATCCACCACTGGCAGCGACGGCCGACGCAATAGCAGCACCGGCAGGCCCAACTCACGGGCCACCTGTAACTTCGGCTCGGTGGAAGCACTGCCGCTGTTCTTGCTCACCAGCACGTCGCAGCGGATGCGCGCGAACAGCGCGCGCTCCGCGTCCAGCGCGAACGGCCCACGGGCGCCGATGATCTCGGCACGCGGCGGCGCCGGCTCGGCCTGCAGGCAGCGCACCGTCCAGTGCTGGTGCTCAGGGATCTCGTGTAGATGCGCCAGCGGTTCGCGCCCGGAGGTGAAGAAGGGCCGTTCGAATGGCGCCAGGGCGCAGGTCAGCTCATCCCAGCCATCCACCTCACGCCAGTTGTCATCCGTGCCAGGCTGCCAGCCGGAGCGACGCAATGCCCAGCACGGCACGCCCCCCAGCTCGGCAGCGCGGGCAGCGTTATGGCTGATCTGCGCGGCATAGGGGTGGGTCAGATCCAGCAACAGCTCGATGCCTTCGTCGGCGATAAAGGCGGCCAAGCCCTCGGCACCGCCGAAGCCTCCAACCCTAACCTGGCAGGCCAGATCATCCGGCACCCGACCCAGGCCGGCCAGGCTGTAGACGGTTTCCGGCCCCAGCTGGCGCGCCAGGCGCAGCGCCTCGGTAGTGCCGCCGAGCAACAAAATGCGCGCACTCACGGCTTGCGCACCGTCAGCAGTGTGATCGGCAGCGCCGCACGCCAGGTGTCGAAGCCGCCCAGCGGTTGTGCTTGGGCCACGGTCAGCCGCAGCAACTCGCCACCGTGCTGCTCACGAAAACTTACCAGCGCCGCCTCGCTCTGAATGGTCACGGCATTGGCCAGCAGGCGCCCGCCCGGCTTGAGCGCGTCCCAGCACGTTTCCAGCACGCCGGGCACGGTGACGCCGCCGCCAATAAAGATCGCATCCGGCACCGGCAGCCCGACCAACGCCTCGGGCGCATGCCCGGCGACCAGTTGCAGGCCGGGTACACCGAGTGCATCGCGGTTATGGCGGATGTGCGCCTGGCGCCCCTCGTTGGCTTCGATAGCGATGGCGCGACAGGCCGGATGTGCGCGCATCCATTCGATGCCGATGGAGCCGCAACCGGCGCCGACATCCCACAGCAGCTCGCCAGGCAACGGAGCCAGACGCGCCAGGGTGACCGCGCGTACGTCGCGCTTGGTCAGTTGCCCGTCGTGGCGATAGGCGTCGTCCGGCAGGCCGCAGGTCGGCGGCAGCAGTTGTGCCTCGGCGTCGGCCAGGCACTCCACCGCCAGCAGATTGAGGTCGGCGCCACGCGGCAGGCTCCAGCTTTCGGCCAGGCCATCGATACGCCGCTCATCCGGCCCGCCAAGGTGTTCCAGCAGGCTCAGGCGGCTGGCGCCGAAACCACGGGCACGCAGGGCTTCGGCGACCTGAGCGGGTGTGTCGCCATCGGCGCTCAATACCAGCAGGCGCACGCCGGGAAACAGCCGGGCATTGAGCGTGGCCAGCGGCCGACCGACCAAGGAGACCACCTCCACCTCCTGCAGCGGCCAGCCCAGGCGCGCCGCCGCCAGCGATACCGAGGACGGCGCGGGCAATACCAACAGCTCATCAGCCGGCACCTGGCGCGCCAGGCTGGCGCCGACGCCATAGAACATCGGGTCGCCACTGGCCAATACGCACACCGCTTCGCCGCGGCGGGCCAACAGCGGCGCAAGGTCGAAGGGGCTCGGCCAGGTTTCCCGCTCGCCACTGATGCACGGCGGCAGCAGCGCCAGTTGCCGTGGCGCACCGACGATGCGGGTGGCCGCCAGAAGGGCGCGGCGCGCAGCCTTGCCGAGGCCGGGATAACCGTCTTCGCCGATGCCGACCAGGGTCAACCAGGGTTTCATCCAATGTCCTCGCACGGGCCCGACGGAGCGCCTGTCCGCGCTCCGGGCAAAGCGGGCATAATACAGCCTTCGTCGGTGCCCTTGAGTCGATACGACTCCGCAACGGGCCTAAGAGGGAATCCGGAGCGATCACTGATCGCCACCGAGCTGCCCCCGCAACTGTAAGCAGCGAGTCCAATGCAATCGGCCACTGGGAAAAGGCCGTTGAAAAAGTAGGTAGTTTTTCAACGGCCTGTTAACCGGGAAGGCGCAACGGACCATGACCTGCCAGCCAGGAGACCTGCCGACGAACGCTGGTCGCGAGTGCCAACATCGGGCGGGGTGTACCGATGCCATGAAATCCCCCTTGGGGCGAATTTCGCTGGTTCGGTCGCCGCGTCGTTATCCACAGGTGATGCCTTGCTCGCGCCCGTTCGCCCCTCTGCCTGTCCCGGCCTGCTGCGTATCGTGCCTGCGCTGGATGGCGGCATCTGCCGCATCAAGCTGCCCGGCGGCGTGCTGCGCAGTGCCCAGGCGCGGGCGATTGCCCAGGCGGCGCAGCAGTGCGCCGGGGGCGTGCTGGAGCTGACCAACCGCAGCAACCTGCAGATCCGTGGCGTGCTACCGGGCCAGGAAGCACCGCTGATCGACGCCCTGCTCGCCGCTGAACTCGGCCCCCGGGTAGCCGCTGCCGACGACGTGCGCAACCTCCTGCTGAGCCCCGCCGCCGGCCTCGATCCGCACATGCGGATGGATGTACGCCCGCTGGCCAGCCAGTTGCTCGACCTGTTGCAGGACACCCCGGCATTGCATGCGCTATCACCCAAGTTCGCCCTGCAGCTGGACGGCGGCGAGGCCCTGGCCATGCGCGAACACCCCCATGACCTGTGGCTGGCTGCCGAGGATGAAACCCACCTGCTGCTGGGCCTGGCCGGCTGCCCCAGCGACACACCACTGGCGCGAGTCGAGGTGACGCAGGCAGTCGAACTGGTACGCCAGCTCCTGCTGCTGTTCCTCGAACTTGCCACTCCGGAACAAACGCGCATGCGTCACTTGCTGGCGCATATCCCGGCAAGCGACCTGCTGCAACGCCTGCAGACTCGACTGGATTTCCCCTTGCAACCGGTGCCGGCCTGTTGGCAGCCGAGGGCTGGCTTAGGACGCGCTCCGGCAGGAATTTACCCACAGACGCAGAGCGGCCTGCGTGTGGTGGCGGCCGGCGCCCAGCTGGGTCGCCTGCACGCTGACCAACTCCTCGCCATTGCAGAACTGAGCGAGCGCCACGGCGACAGCGAGTTGCGCCTGACACCCTGGCAGGGTCTGGTGCTGGGCAACGTACCCGAAGCGAAGGCCGGCGAGTCGCTATCCGCGCTGGCCGAACTCGGGCTGCTCACCGAGACCGCCGAGCCGCTTCTCGGCCTGATCGCCTGCACCGGCTCGGCGGCCTGCGCCCGCGGCCTGGCCGACAGCAAGCACCACGCCCTGCACCTGGCCGACCTGCTGCGCGAAAGCGGCGCTCGCCCGCAAGTGCACCTCAGCGCCTGTCCACGCAGTTGCGCCAGCGCCCGCGTGCAGCCCTACACCCTGCTGGCCAGCTCGCCCGAGCACTACCAGCTCTATCAACGCACACCCGAGGCGCCCGGTTTCGGCCGTCTGCTGGTGCCGGCCATGACCATCGACGAGGCCGGCGCCTGGTTCGCCCGCCAACACCCCGCAGGAACCCCCGATGCTTGATTACATCCGCGACGGCCAGGAAATCTACCGCCGCTCCTTCGCCACCATCCGCGCCGAGGCCAACCTCGACGGCATACCCGCCGACCTAGAAAAACTCGCCGTGCGGGTGATCCACGCCTGCGGCATGGTCGACGTGGTCGAGGATCTACGCTTCTCCCCCGGCGCGGGCGCTGCGGGTCGTGCCGCGCTGCTGGCCGGTGCGCCGATCCTCTGCGATGCGCGCATGGTCGCCGAGGGCATCACCCGCCCGCGCCTGCCGGCCAATAACCCGGTGATCTGCACCCTGCACGATGCCGGCGTGCCGGAACTGGCCCGCGAAGTCGGCAACACCCGCTCGGCGGTGGCCCTGGAACACTGGCGCGAGCATCTGGAAGGCAGCGTGGTGGTGATCGGCAATGCGCCGACTGCACTGTTCTACCTGCTGGAAATGCTCGATGCCGGGGCGCCCAAGCCAGCGCTGATCATCGGCATGCCGGTGGGCTTTATCGGTGCGGCGGAATCCAAGGATGCCCTGGCCGCAGACAGCCGTGGCGTGCCCTATGTCATCGTCCGTGGCCGCCGTGGCGGCAGTGCCATGGCGGTGGCGGCGGTCAACGCCCTCGCCTCGGAGGTGGAATAATGGCTGGCCGTCTGCTTGGCCTCGGCGTCGGCCCTGGCGACCCCGAACTGCTTACCCTCAAGGCTCTGCGTTTGCTGAAATCGGCGCCGGTGGTGGCCTACTTCGTGGCCAAGGCCAAGCACAATGCCGGCCATGGCGGTAATGCCTTCAGCATCATCGAAGAGCACCTGAGCGATGCCCAGCAGCGCCTGCCGCTGGTCTATCCGGTAACCACCGAGAAACTCGCCCCGCCGCTGTCCTACGAGGATGTGATCGCCGATTTCTACGACACCTGCGCGCAGCAGATAGCCCAGTTGCTCGATGCCGGCCAAGACGTGGCGGTGATCTGCGAAGGCGACCCGTTCTTCTACGGCTCCTACATGTACCTGCACGACCGTTTGGCCGAGCGCTACGACGTCGAGGTGGTGCCCGGCGTGTGCTCGATGCTCGGCTGCGCCTCGGTGCTCGGCACGCCGCTGGTCTATCGCAACCAGAGCTTGAGCGTGCTTTCCGGCGTGCTGCCGGAAGACGAGCTGGAGCAGCGCCTGCGAGATGCCGAAGCGGCCGTGGTGATGAAGCTCGGGCGCAACTTCGACAAGGTGCGCCGCGTGCTGCGCAAGCTCGGCCTGGACGACCGCGCCCACTATGTCGAACGCGCGACCATGGCCAGCCAGAAGATCGTGCCGCTGGATGAGGTAGAGCCGATGGATTCGCCGTACTTCTCCATGATTCTGGTACCCGGCCAGAAATGGCGGGGGTAACTCGCTCGACATGCTTGTCTCCCCTCTCCCGCTTGCGGGAGAGGGGCCGGGGGAGAGGGTCTAACCGGCAACTCCGAATCGCCTGAGCCACCCTCTCCCCAACCCCGCTC harbors:
- a CDS encoding FadR/GntR family transcriptional regulator translates to MFSSSKLVDAVVRKLLAPIEQGLWPAGQMLPGQRELAEQMEVSRPSLREAITILETLGVVRSLPGKGVMVLERQGAALPEVQAPPSATTADVLELRYALEPFIVGLVAQSLDGAELSQLRLLLLDMREAVEDGDMRALASAYTSFHRKLVALSSNPIFLSVAKQIGGALEQSDQLIRHNPDYAEDILQEHEAILRAIRRQDSEQASQAMRQHILNEGTRLNINLRVPQA
- a CDS encoding bifunctional cobalt-precorrin-7 (C(5))-methyltransferase/cobalt-precorrin-6B (C(15))-methyltransferase, producing the protein MKPWLTLVGIGEDGYPGLGKAARRALLAATRIVGAPRQLALLPPCISGERETWPSPFDLAPLLARRGEAVCVLASGDPMFYGVGASLARQVPADELLVLPAPSSVSLAAARLGWPLQEVEVVSLVGRPLATLNARLFPGVRLLVLSADGDTPAQVAEALRARGFGASRLSLLEHLGGPDERRIDGLAESWSLPRGADLNLLAVECLADAEAQLLPPTCGLPDDAYRHDGQLTKRDVRAVTLARLAPLPGELLWDVGAGCGSIGIEWMRAHPACRAIAIEANEGRQAHIRHNRDALGVPGLQLVAGHAPEALVGLPVPDAIFIGGGVTVPGVLETCWDALKPGGRLLANAVTIQSEAALVSFREQHGGELLRLTVAQAQPLGGFDTWRAALPITLLTVRKP
- a CDS encoding precorrin-2 C(20)-methyltransferase, giving the protein MAGRLLGLGVGPGDPELLTLKALRLLKSAPVVAYFVAKAKHNAGHGGNAFSIIEEHLSDAQQRLPLVYPVTTEKLAPPLSYEDVIADFYDTCAQQIAQLLDAGQDVAVICEGDPFFYGSYMYLHDRLAERYDVEVVPGVCSMLGCASVLGTPLVYRNQSLSVLSGVLPEDELEQRLRDAEAAVVMKLGRNFDKVRRVLRKLGLDDRAHYVERATMASQKIVPLDEVEPMDSPYFSMILVPGQKWRG
- the cobG gene encoding precorrin-3B synthase, whose protein sequence is MLAPVRPSACPGLLRIVPALDGGICRIKLPGGVLRSAQARAIAQAAQQCAGGVLELTNRSNLQIRGVLPGQEAPLIDALLAAELGPRVAAADDVRNLLLSPAAGLDPHMRMDVRPLASQLLDLLQDTPALHALSPKFALQLDGGEALAMREHPHDLWLAAEDETHLLLGLAGCPSDTPLARVEVTQAVELVRQLLLLFLELATPEQTRMRHLLAHIPASDLLQRLQTRLDFPLQPVPACWQPRAGLGRAPAGIYPQTQSGLRVVAAGAQLGRLHADQLLAIAELSERHGDSELRLTPWQGLVLGNVPEAKAGESLSALAELGLLTETAEPLLGLIACTGSAACARGLADSKHHALHLADLLRESGARPQVHLSACPRSCASARVQPYTLLASSPEHYQLYQRTPEAPGFGRLLVPAMTIDEAGAWFARQHPAGTPDA
- a CDS encoding precorrin-8X methylmutase, with the protein product MLDYIRDGQEIYRRSFATIRAEANLDGIPADLEKLAVRVIHACGMVDVVEDLRFSPGAGAAGRAALLAGAPILCDARMVAEGITRPRLPANNPVICTLHDAGVPELAREVGNTRSAVALEHWREHLEGSVVVIGNAPTALFYLLEMLDAGAPKPALIIGMPVGFIGAAESKDALAADSRGVPYVIVRGRRGGSAMAVAAVNALASEVE
- a CDS encoding GntR family transcriptional regulator, with the protein product MNLADQPARRVGGGKPTSHFIYQSIYAAILDRRLTPTAKLDKNTLGRIFGVSGWTVQRALTRLAEEGAVTLEPRQIAQITRPSEQQARQVLEARLLVETEVIRLLGTRPAQTRLSELHALVEHQRACLADGDGAGLIEQAGQFHLKLAELAGNTLLLEFLRGLLSRASLNIALSRGAVYSAQTCEEHLALITTLEAGDTAHATQLLIDHLHGVFDRMCFAPTPTADLHAAFKVRRTA
- a CDS encoding cobalt-precorrin-6A reductase, giving the protein MSARILLLGGTTEALRLARQLGPETVYSLAGLGRVPDDLACQVRVGGFGGAEGLAAFIADEGIELLLDLTHPYAAQISHNAARAAELGGVPCWALRRSGWQPGTDDNWREVDGWDELTCALAPFERPFFTSGREPLAHLHEIPEHQHWTVRCLQAEPAPPRAEIIGARGPFALDAERALFARIRCDVLVSKNSGSASTEPKLQVARELGLPVLLLRRPSLPVVDREFAEIEALWEVLQQRL
- a CDS encoding C4-dicarboxylate transporter DctA, yielding MLKLLPRSLFLQVVIGLLLGVLCGLSLPELSIQLKPLGDGFIKLIKMLIALIVFCVVVSGISGAGDLKKVGRIGLKSVIYFEVLTTFALILGLVVAYGLGLGSGANLHLNELSTSDAALYASRTQELHGPATFIMDLIPTSVLGAFADNNILQVLLFAVLFGSALNLVGEQASGVAKLINEFSHVIFRIMGMIVRLAPIGVFGAVAFTTSKYGLDSLSHLGALVAVFYVTCFLFVLIVLGGVLRLSGVPLLPFLRYFREELTIVMGTASSDAVLPQIMRKLEHMGVRSSTVGLVIPTGYSFNLDGFSIYLTLAVVFIAHATGTDLAMSDLITILLVSLITSKGAHGIPGSALVILAATLTAVPAIPAAGLVLVLAVDWFMGIGRALTNLIGNCTATVAIARWDNDIDMQRAHAVLDGKLSAPGPSQESSPMRVAVGQESEARS